One candidate division KSB1 bacterium DNA window includes the following coding sequences:
- a CDS encoding secondary thiamine-phosphate synthase enzyme YjbQ — protein sequence MKSYTKYLWFNTRQRREYVNITPEVEKAVAEAGVKEGIVLVAAMHITAGVYVNDAEEGLIQDIDEWLEQLAPSGKNYRHHRTGETNGDAHLKNLLVGHEVILPVTEGRLDLGPWQQVYYAEFDGRRRKRLVIKVLGE from the coding sequence GTGAAGAGTTACACGAAATACCTCTGGTTCAACACCCGTCAGAGGCGCGAGTACGTGAATATTACCCCGGAGGTTGAGAAGGCCGTTGCCGAGGCGGGGGTGAAAGAGGGGATCGTGCTTGTGGCGGCAATGCACATCACCGCCGGCGTCTACGTCAACGATGCCGAAGAGGGCCTCATCCAGGACATTGACGAGTGGTTGGAGCAACTGGCCCCCAGCGGCAAGAACTATCGCCACCACCGCACGGGCGAAACCAATGGGGACGCTCACCTCAAGAACCTGCTTGTGGGGCACGAGGTGATCTTGCCCGTTACCGAGGGGAGGCTGGACCTCGGCCCCTGGCAACAGGTGTACTATGCGGAGTTCGATGGGCGGCGTCGGAAGAGGCTGGTCATCAAAGTGCTTGGCGAGTAG
- the hydF gene encoding [FeFe] hydrogenase H-cluster maturation GTPase HydF — protein MVQALSQTPAGERPHIVILGRRNVGKSSLINALAGQQVALVSDVPGTTTDPVSKAMEISPIGPVVLVDTAGLDDEGYLGELRVQRTKQVLATADLALLVLEAGQSWGLYEEQALSLLDQHEVPVVAVITKADLRDPAPLRAEVERRGLPVYAVSSATGQGVWDLRQSLHRHLLVEQGPPLIGDLLQKGDVVVLVVPIDLGAPKGRLILPQVQVIRECLDREAAAYVVKEHHLREALLTLRVKPRLVVTDSQAVAKVHRDVPPDITFTTFSILFARYKGDLPTFVRGLGAVQSLRPGDRVLIAEACTHHPSPDDIGRVKIPRWLREHLGGDVQIDMAVGKDFPEDLSPYRLVVHCGGCMVTRKTVRSRLRRIAQQGVPVVNYGVLISYLHGALPRALEPFPEALAVWETLKSVREVCRS, from the coding sequence ATGGTGCAGGCGCTGTCGCAGACGCCCGCGGGGGAACGCCCCCACATCGTAATTCTCGGGCGGCGGAACGTGGGCAAGTCGAGCCTCATCAACGCCCTGGCCGGACAGCAGGTCGCACTCGTCAGCGACGTGCCGGGCACCACCACCGATCCGGTGAGCAAGGCGATGGAGATCTCTCCCATAGGCCCGGTCGTCCTGGTGGACACGGCAGGTTTGGACGACGAGGGCTACTTGGGCGAGCTGCGCGTCCAGCGAACCAAGCAGGTGCTGGCCACCGCCGACCTCGCCCTGTTGGTGCTGGAGGCAGGCCAGAGCTGGGGTCTCTACGAGGAGCAGGCCCTTTCCCTACTGGATCAGCACGAGGTCCCGGTCGTGGCGGTCATCACCAAGGCCGATCTCCGGGATCCTGCCCCCCTCCGAGCAGAGGTCGAGCGCAGGGGCCTACCGGTCTACGCCGTGAGCTCCGCGACGGGACAGGGGGTGTGGGACTTGCGACAGAGCCTCCACCGACACCTCCTTGTCGAGCAGGGGCCGCCTCTGATCGGAGACCTTCTCCAGAAAGGGGACGTGGTAGTTCTGGTGGTGCCTATTGACCTTGGGGCCCCAAAGGGCCGGTTGATCCTGCCGCAGGTCCAGGTGATCCGGGAGTGCCTGGACCGGGAGGCGGCGGCCTATGTGGTCAAGGAGCACCACCTCCGCGAGGCTCTGCTTACCCTGCGCGTCAAGCCGAGATTGGTGGTAACGGACTCGCAGGCGGTCGCGAAGGTTCACCGGGATGTCCCCCCTGACATCACCTTCACCACATTCTCCATCCTTTTTGCTCGCTACAAGGGCGATCTGCCCACCTTCGTTCGCGGCCTGGGAGCAGTCCAGTCGCTGCGTCCTGGAGACCGGGTCCTCATTGCCGAGGCCTGCACGCATCACCCCTCGCCCGACGATATCGGCCGGGTGAAAATTCCCCGCTGGCTTCGGGAGCACCTGGGAGGGGATGTGCAGATCGACATGGCGGTTGGCAAAGACTTTCCCGAAGACCTCAGCCCTTACCGCCTCGTCGTGCACTGCGGGGGATGCATGGTCACGCGCAAGACCGTGCGGAGTCGTCTCCGACGGATCGCCCAGCAGGGGGTTCCGGTCGTGAACTACGGGGTCCTCATTTCCTATCTGCACGGGGCGTTACCCCGGGCCCTGGAACCCTTTCCGGAAGCGCTGGCCGTGTGGGAGACCCTGAAATCCGTACGGGAAGTCTGTAGGAGCTGA